Proteins from a genomic interval of Quercus robur chromosome 9, dhQueRobu3.1, whole genome shotgun sequence:
- the LOC126700630 gene encoding NAD(P)H-quinone oxidoreductase subunit T, chloroplastic, with product LSNEYQAFFPSCYRIPTTETSGHESSSFPPLKQDHLAFPPMAMASTIAPQASYSLIRKAQNSGHLREEYHPTLKGAKSRSSRRNHDNSLRVFASQQEPPKPQRAPPGVDTRIHWDNEDEGWIGGSTSSQQEQQQQQSNEPKEQKNLLGEKFADLLNDSSDSHYQFLGVSAEADMEEIKAAYRRLSKEYHPDTTSLPLKVASDKFMRLREIYHVLSDEETRRFYDWTLAQEAASRKAEKLKMKLEDPYKQDVENWESVPDMVDRLGGKNMELGDQATAALGFDIIVIIFSIFSIIFALYFKEPY from the exons CTATCAAATGAATATCAAGCTTTCTTTCCCTCTTGCTATCGAATCCCAACCACAGAAACAAGCGGTCATGAGAGCTCGTCTTTCCCACCTCTAAAACAAGACCATCTGGCTTTCCCTCCCATGGCCATGGCCTCCACAATAGCTCCTCAAGCTTCATACTCTCTCATACGCAAAGCCCAAAACAGTGGCCACTTACGAGAAGAGTACCACCCAACGCTAAAAGGAGCAAAATCAAGAAGTTCAAGAAGAAACCATGATAATAGTTTGCGCGTCTTTGCATCACAGCAAGAACCACCAAAACCCCAAAGAGCACCACCAGGAGTTGACACAAGAATCCATTGGGATAATGAAGATGAAGGTTGGATTGGAGGAAGCACTAGTTCCcagcaagaacaacaacaacaacaaagcaatGAACCAAAGGAGCAGAAGAATCTATTGGGTGAGAAGTTTGCTGATTTGCTAAACGACTCATCCGATTCTCATTACCA GTTCTTaggagtatcagcagaagcagATATGGAAGAGATCAAAGCTGCTTACAGAAGATTATCAAAAGAGTACCATCCAGACACAACTTCTCTTCCACTAAAAGTTGCTTCAGACAAGTTCATGAGGCTTAGAGAGATATACCATGTACTGAGCGATGAAGAAACCCGTAGATTTTATGATTGGACACTTGCTCAGGAGGCTGCAAGCCGCAAAGCCGAGAAACTGAAAATGAAattggaggatccttacaagCAAGATGTAGAGAACTGGGAATCTGTTCCTGACATGGTTGATCGCCTTGGTGGAAAGAACATGGAGCTAGGTGATCAAGCAACCGCAGCCCTTGGCTTTGATATTATCGtcattattttttccatttttagtaTCATTTTTGCTCTTTACTTCAAAGAACCATACTAA
- the LOC126698950 gene encoding uncharacterized protein LOC126698950: MGPGKIDNHPSPSKQTLPPNPHSFKTLILLIQSSPQDLKPSLTKSIYFLLLHSSLNAPLHRSDFESVRTLSNILFEDLDRRFKQFFFSDLRDVFRGTRSSAKVWASVEQLILILRCCMVVLNLLEFDPNLLWKKVRVLLLIVRVLVSLVSESEKSESSVKFEKLFGDDDDGCTASVAEDFVASLCFLKPLDPCRPFLCALIEVLADELLINKSLRKCFMLVDSASGNEALFMCHFGHGDIESVLEVVSVHFVLSVSDGHAFDNFINRLVWQHDNDFRIPELSLTPAMSLLFNPVILSAPKMFQAHLISLVSDAIGIGMSSKNLSPDLGLLNCYLTTFERSVILYSKLMSSLQVGDHSIGSTGSVNPCVLGKSNLTFDLCVQQGTINRVYKVVSKADDLWEFYLRNMFFGTKSDLMTGSISYLKENGHVFEESSRDENLSILDCIILNAFSDDVSDTVLYKEGETNTQDIYLLASILKLMSSSLVQAIWCLRHSGNLGCLKSLENAASCKEYDFMVGIIHCFQESSVYLPVQRFLCDIMKIYPTRHKESKWMFLHFSGLLSLSFKSGLNFLVKGCISMMMALINLFAFEEGNLAALRSLLGTGSVALSSVSSYDKVQEARLEHKSSKRVASRFQKIQMLHLSMDLRSFDQKLQNEQAETSQNVSILNHMKESVDGTEEETVKTCNGETFLKCMLGDSKNLPDFDDLADFIECKRGKDYHIWLKDKQRHRKWKGEKMAVLRFKKKRKTWKLWKLMKSLKN; this comes from the exons ATGGGACCCGGAAAAATCGACAACCACCCGAGTCCCTCCAAACAAACccttcctccaaatccacactccttcaaaaccctaatcctCTTAATCCAATCTTCCCCACAG gatTTGAAGCCATCGCTCACCAAATCAATCTACTTCCTCTTGCTCCACTCGTCGCTAAACGCACCGCTTCACCGCTCCGATTTCGAGTCCGTGCGGACTCTCTCAAACATTCTGTTCGAAGATCTCGATCGGCGGTTCAAGCAGTTCTTCTTCTCCGACCTGCGCGACGTTTTCCGGGGAACGAGGTCGAGTGCGAAGGTTTGGGCCAGCGTGGAGCAGCTGATTTTGATCCTGAGGTGCTGTATGGTTGTGTTGAATTTGTTGGAGTTCGATCCGAATTTGCTTTGGAAGAAAGTTAGGGTTCTGCTTCTGATTGTTAGGGTTTTGGTTTCTCTAGTGAGCGAGAGTGAGAAGAGCGAGAGTAGTGTTAAGTTTGAGAAGTTgtttggtgatgatgatgatggttgCACTGCCTCTGTGGCTGAGGACTTTGTGGCTTCGCTGTGTTTTCTCAAACCATTGGATCCTTGCCGGCCATTTTTATGCGCCTTGATCGAG GTTTTGGCAGACGAGcttctaataaataaatcattgaGAAAGTGCTTTATGCTAGTTGATTCTGCTTCCGGAAATGAAGCACTGTTTATGTGCCATTTTGGTCATGGGGATATTGAAAGTGTGCTGGAGGTGGTTTCTGTTCATTTTGTCCTGTCAGTTTCAGATGGGCATGCATTTGATAATTTCATTAACAGGTTAGTGTGGCAGCATGACAATGATTTTAGAATTCCTGAACTGAGCCTCACTCCAGCCATGTCATTGCTTTTCAATCCTGTCATTCTTTCTGCACCAAAAATGTTCCAGGCCCATTTAATTTCATTGGTTTCGGATGCCATTGGCATTGGCATGTCTTCTAAGAATTTGAGTCCAGATCTTGGACTTTTGAATTGCTACCTTACTACATTTGAAAGGTCTGTCATCTTGTACAGCAAACTCATGTCTAGTTTGCAAGTGGGCGATCATTCTATAGGATCTACAGGTTCTGTCAATCCATGCGTGCTTGGGAAAAGTAATCTGACTTTTGACTTATGTGTTCAGCAAGGAACAATAAATAGAGTTTATAAAGTAGTTTCCAAGGCAGATGATTTGTGGGAATTTTATTTACGCAATATGTTCTTTGGAACAAAGTCTGACTTGATGACTGGATCTATTTCATATTTGAAAGAGAATGGACATGTTTTTGAGGAATCAAGCAGAGATGAGAATTTGTCAATCTTAGATTGTATAATTCTTAATGCTTTTTCAGATGATGTTAGTGATACTGTATTGTACAAAGAGGGGGAGACAAATACCCAAGATATTTATCTTCTTGCTTCTATATTGAAGTTAATGAGTAGTTCATTGGTACAAGCAATTTGGTGTTTAAGGCATAGTGGGAATTTGGGATGTCTGAAATCCTTGGAAAATGCTGCTTCATGTAAGGAATATGATTTTATGGTGGGCATAATTCACTGTTTTCAAGAATCCAGTGTATATCTTCCAGTTCAAAGATTCTTGTGTGACATTATGAAAATTTACCCAACAAGACATAAGGAGTCCAAGTGGATGTTTTTGCACTTTTCGGGCTTGCTGTCTTTAAGTTTTAAAAGTGGGCTTAATTTCTTGGTGAAGGGATGTATCTCCATGATGATGGCACTGATTAATCTATTTGCATTTGAAGAGGGTAATTTGGCAGCTCTAAGGTCATTGCTTGGTACCGGATCTGTAGCCTTGTCATCAGTATCATCCTATGATAAAGTTCAAGAG GCCCGGCTGGAACATAAATCTAGTAAAAGAGTTGCATCAAGATTTCAAAAGATTCAGATGCTTCACTTAAG cATGGATCTCAGAAGCTTTGACCAGAAATTACAAAACGAGCAAGCAGAAACTTCACAGAATGTGTCCATCCTTAATCACATGAAGGAGTCTGTTGATGGCACAGAGGAGGAAACAGTGAAAACCTGTAATGGGGAGACGTTCCTGAAATGCATGTTAGGAGACTCTAAAAATTTACCTGATTTTGATGATCTAGCAGATTTCATTGAGTGCAAGCGTGGGAAGGATTATCATATTTGGTTGAAGGATAAACAAAGACATCGTAAATGGAAAGGTGAGAAGATGGCAGTCTTAAGgtttaagaaaaagagaaagacttGGAAGCTTTGGAAGCTTATGAAAAGTCTGAAAAATTAA